The following proteins are encoded in a genomic region of bacterium:
- a CDS encoding polysaccharide biosynthesis tyrosine autokinase translates to MPPEINQDSVEREWTLQDYIDLFLRRKLIILSIFAAVFAVTLWYTLMRPPQYQSAATFLIESPNMGLGSLLNAQAGRAMAEPARPFEFYEALLQSQAYQDLLFQQLLSDTVIRATGVTTEELARIRKKSLRLTADKTELVKLEVTARSPQLAWRYAAIATEMFKIRCRQIELEETRNVVDYVDKQKDISRNKLEDAERSLQEFKESSSFAVSDEEGGLLKKLVELESQLAEVQSQRQLAEANIAAYNQRLSDLKAPNTPELNTVDTPATKALRSRLDQLVEERSRLSAAGQRGVRATALDQEIDEVRNQLYRAIIEARPVKDTGAYLNQNLWEEIRQNRVKEELQLYMLRNRERFFQRQVETYRRENPKLIERAIEMTKLQRSKKVYEDMFSILLEKGEEARIKSATGTGGIRIIDTPTIPQKPVPSHVPRNLLVGALLGLGLGFGFAMVREYLDNTIRSGDELTRHTGLSILAAVPVIEPRNGKNIASKLNPAAMLSDAADDEYGKNLIHKLQPRDPTVDVYRSLRTNLQFAGVDKPISALLVTSSLPGEGKTLTAANLAISYAELGKRVLLVDGDLRKPKQHSVLGVEVTAGLSDFMVKSLDLKQILYPTAVPNLRLAPCGTVPPNPAEMIASRRMSDFLQHMQKLFDLVIIDSPPVRVVADPLLLAGKVSHALLVVKFASTQLRDVQEAVSLLRRAKTPLLGAVFNQINLGRGHGYYGRYNYYYYSDGEGGGR, encoded by the coding sequence ATGCCTCCAGAAATAAACCAGGACAGCGTTGAACGCGAATGGACGCTGCAGGATTATATTGATCTTTTTCTTCGCCGCAAGCTGATCATTCTTTCCATCTTTGCCGCTGTCTTTGCCGTTACCCTGTGGTATACGTTGATGCGGCCGCCGCAATATCAGTCCGCCGCCACCTTTTTGATCGAAAGCCCGAACATGGGCCTCGGCAGTCTGCTCAACGCCCAGGCCGGACGCGCCATGGCCGAACCCGCCCGGCCTTTCGAGTTCTATGAAGCGCTGCTGCAAAGTCAGGCCTATCAGGATCTGCTTTTTCAACAGCTGCTCAGCGACACCGTCATTCGCGCCACCGGCGTTACTACCGAAGAGCTGGCCCGCATCAGAAAAAAAAGTTTAAGGCTCACCGCCGACAAGACCGAGCTGGTCAAGCTCGAGGTTACCGCCCGCTCGCCGCAGCTGGCCTGGCGCTATGCCGCCATTGCCACCGAAATGTTCAAAATCCGTTGCCGCCAGATCGAGCTGGAAGAGACCCGCAACGTGGTGGACTATGTCGACAAGCAAAAGGACATCTCCCGCAACAAGCTCGAGGACGCCGAACGTTCGCTGCAAGAGTTCAAAGAGTCCAGCAGCTTTGCCGTTTCCGATGAAGAGGGCGGACTGCTGAAAAAGCTGGTGGAACTGGAAAGCCAACTGGCTGAAGTCCAGTCCCAGCGTCAGCTGGCAGAGGCCAACATCGCCGCCTATAACCAGCGGCTCAGCGATCTCAAGGCGCCCAACACGCCGGAGCTGAACACCGTTGACACGCCGGCCACCAAAGCGCTGCGCAGCCGTCTGGACCAGCTGGTGGAAGAGCGCAGCCGCCTCAGCGCGGCCGGACAGCGCGGGGTCAGAGCCACGGCCCTGGACCAGGAGATCGACGAGGTGCGCAACCAGCTCTACCGTGCCATCATCGAGGCCCGGCCGGTCAAGGACACCGGCGCCTATCTCAATCAGAACCTGTGGGAGGAGATCCGCCAGAACCGCGTCAAGGAAGAGCTGCAGCTCTATATGCTGCGCAACCGCGAACGCTTTTTTCAGCGTCAGGTGGAGACCTACCGCCGCGAAAACCCCAAGCTCATCGAACGCGCCATCGAGATGACCAAGCTGCAGCGTTCAAAAAAGGTCTATGAGGACATGTTCAGCATTCTCCTGGAAAAGGGGGAAGAAGCGCGCATCAAATCCGCCACCGGCACCGGCGGCATTCGCATCATCGACACGCCCACCATTCCGCAAAAACCGGTTCCCAGCCATGTGCCGCGCAACCTGCTCGTCGGCGCGCTGCTCGGCCTGGGTCTGGGTTTCGGCTTTGCCATGGTGCGCGAATATCTGGACAACACCATCCGCAGCGGCGACGAGCTGACCCGCCACACCGGCCTGTCCATTCTGGCTGCGGTGCCGGTCATCGAACCGCGCAACGGCAAAAACATCGCGTCCAAGCTCAATCCCGCCGCCATGTTGTCCGACGCAGCCGATGACGAATACGGCAAAAATCTGATCCACAAACTGCAGCCGCGCGATCCGACTGTGGATGTCTATCGCAGTCTGCGCACCAACCTCCAGTTCGCCGGCGTGGACAAGCCCATCAGCGCCCTGCTGGTCACCAGTTCATTGCCCGGCGAGGGTAAGACCCTTACCGCCGCCAACCTGGCCATCTCCTACGCCGAACTGGGCAAGCGCGTGCTGCTGGTGGACGGCGATCTGCGCAAGCCCAAGCAGCATTCGGTGCTCGGCGTGGAGGTCACGGCTGGTCTGTCCGATTTCATGGTAAAGAGCCTCGATCTCAAGCAGATCCTCTATCCCACGGCCGTGCCCAATCTGCGTCTGGCGCCCTGCGGCACGGTGCCGCCCAATCCGGCGGAGATGATCGCCAGCCGCCGCATGTCCGATTTTCTCCAGCACATGCAAAAGCTGTTCGATCTGGTGATCATCGACTCGCCGCCGGTGCGTGTGGTGGCCGATCCCCTGTTGCTCGCCGGCAAGGTCAGCCATGCGCTGCTGGTGGTCAAGTTCGCCTCCACGCAGCTGCGCGACGTGCAGGAAGCGGTCTCGCTCCTGCGCCGCGCCAAGACGCCGCTGCTCGGCGCCGTGTTCAACCAGATCAACCTCGGCCGCGGCCACGGCTACTATGGCCGGTATAATTACTATTACTATTCCGACGGGGAGGGGGGGGGACGTTAG
- a CDS encoding type II toxin-antitoxin system HicB family antitoxin, protein MRTLKYTYWQDGNFYLGYLIDYPDYQTQAKSKEELIENLKDLLHDIESGDIPFIRKIEELVLA, encoded by the coding sequence ATGCGAACCCTGAAATATACCTACTGGCAGGATGGGAATTTTTATCTGGGTTACCTGATCGATTATCCTGACTATCAGACTCAGGCAAAATCAAAGGAAGAACTGATTGAAAATTTAAAGGATTTGCTGCATGACATCGAATCTGGTGATATTCCTTTTATCAGAAAGATAG